The genomic segment AGCTAGTACTTTTTTATGGTTTTAGTAGTTTTTGTTGTCGTACAGGAAAGGGTTTTCTAGGGTTCCACCAACAGCCAAACAATGATACATTGTTTACAATTACATTTAATTCGTTTTTTAATCATATCAAAAGTCAACATTGGGACGGATATAATGATCTATGGCTGTAGAGCTGCAATAGTAGAGCAAACAAACAGTAAATCTGTGTGATTGATCCGTCAAACTCATACAGATTGTTTTCAATACTTTCACCTCTTGTCCTATAATAAAAATGATGTTTTCTTAAGTTTTtctaaagtttctttttttaattttaaaacacaaacagAAAGTAATTATCAGTAATGAAAATTAGGCTCAATCAAATTAACAATGGCCCACGTTGATATCCCTCAATGTTGTTCCAATTCAGCATAGATTCAAGGTTAATTGTTTTTAAGCGTAATAAAATATACAATTTCTATTGAACCAgggcaaagaaaaacaatgcctCAAGGTTGTAGTCTAGACATGTAAATTAGAACCCCTTGTTAACCTACTTTGGTCTACACTCCACATGACAGCATTCAGTGAAAAGTAGACAATTTGTTAACACAAGTCAATGTATCCTGTTTTGTAACAAAGTAATATCTTtcaaaaagatttttctttAAAGGTCTATTATCAACGGCAGGGAGGGGTATAGGAAGACtactcagagaaaaaaaaaactgatgttGATGGAGCACTAACAGCTAaagcaattacacgtagcctCAAAAACCTCACCTGTACCCTAAGAAATACTGTGCAATACACTATCATCAATTTGTAACAAAAATTGCTGTTTCAATAAAACACCAAACCAAACTGTTTAAACCTTTAAAAAGTGGACAATTTAGGAAAACATACTGGAAACATGATGATCATATCTCTCCATCCACTTTTATCTACAAGTCCCCCCGACCCACCCCCCTTAATATCAACATGAGAGCAAAACATGTTCAACTCAAGATGGAAAAAACTGCATTATAACATGGACTCTGGCAAAAAGGTGCTTTAAATCAAAATGTTCTTATAGCTGCTGATAACTTGGTTCATACAGGGTAATAAGGTAAGCCTTCATGTGGTAAGCATGGGTTTGCTGACACACTGGAACATGATGGGAAACCATAACTAGGATGTTTGTTTCCATCCGTGTAGTCGCAGCATAAGGAGGGATGGAATGAGCAATATGCATGACTTGAATGATGATTCTGTAATGGCAATGGGGCGTGGATGAAGCCATAAACATCTGCATCATTTTTAGTTTCATGCTCTCTTGAATTCGTCGTTTTcttcttgaaaaaaattttatGAGATCTTTAGTAGGATCTTTCTCTAGTAGAGTATTCATTATTCCCAGAAATGAAATAACTGTTTCATCCTTAGCTTTACGTTTTCCTGCAGCCTTCTTTATTGGTACAAAAAGTGGCCTTTCTGGCACACTGTTTGAGGTTTCTTAATTTTCAGAAACTTCAGAAGCGCCACTTGACCTCTTTCGGGtgttgtcattttctttttcgacGCTGGACAGGTAGAAGGTTCAACTGACAAGTCCGGATTACAGGAGTCTCTTGATTTTATCAGTGGAAACAGCTGGTCGAACCAGGTTCCATATCCTTTGTCGTCTTGAATTCTCTTGATTCTTGTGGCTGTCTTTACTTCATACGCCAGCGTCTTGCACTCTGAAATCAACTTTTTGAACTTATTACGTATCTGGTCAACGTTTGAAAGGGAATGTAGAATCATGACGCAGGCTTAGTTCGTGCAACACCTTCCCATACAGATCACTGTTTCTACAATTCTTGATGTTGGTAAAGATAAGGTTCTTCTTGAAATGCTCTTTGCTAACTATGATATCAACCATATCGTTCAGATAACTTTCCTGCCATGTTGCTTTCCGTCCTTTCTTCCCTTTTTTCCACTGCTCTTCGATCTCGCGTTTCCCGCCTCTTTTTCGTCTTCACCCAACGATTCGATATCGTCTTCGCGTTCAGAGTTTGTAAACTCAACAGGTGATGACCGGTTTGAGCTTATGTCTACATCGGTTGCTCCATCCGGATCAAGTGAGCAAGAATCTTCCTCAGCTACTAAAACATTCCGTGGTAGAACAGGCAGAGTTCGCCGAAATGCCGCCATATTTTTACACTCGTACCCAGGAACCCCAGGAACCCTTTCTACGCGCATGCGTCACACCCACAAGAAACTGGCTTGTCCACTTTTATAATGTAGTTATAATTCATTTATTTAGTTCGACACGGCAATaagcacgccgtttgaaaccatgCCGTGCCAAAGTCGGGTAGCACGGACAGAGCTTGCCGTGCTACACGGCAGAGTCGAACTTAATTCTTAAATGGTTTCAAACGCCGTGCTACAGCCGTGCCAAAGTCGAACTTAAATAATGAATTTAGTTCGGCGCGACTTTAGCACggcgtttgaaacgggccttaggtGATCTATATGTAGACAGAGCCGGCAATGATGTCTTTCCCTTGAGTTACGAATATTCAATTAATTATCTCAGGGTCGGAGAAATTACATTCTGCATGAAGTTTTATGGTCAAGAccattttgtaaataaataccggacgtatacaaaacatgaccccaggtccatggaccacccatGTGGACTCCAGTCCAAGGACTCCTTCATGACCCGGTCGACGGACTACTCCTGTGGAGcacccctcattttgcaaagttacaagcagaacAATCTTTAGACACCAAAGAGGGAAGTTATCCTCTCACTCATCTGGACAATTTTTTTATCAATTGTCTCTTATTAAGTCACCTGAAAAaatcaggtggctccaacgggattcgaacccatgaccttcttcgatgctggtgcaatgccctacaaactgagctttgaagccactcagttgggagcaggtcaatttgttgggctcattgtTCCGGTGATGGACTCGATGAATTAAATTAACGCATATTTGAAAAGCGGGTTATAGACCAATCCCttggagccaccaaataggtggtataagtgtctataacaggcaattgcttaaatcagtacatgtagccctatattcctgtcatgACGTTTTCACAGACGGCCAaatatttttggattgaatttcccgctaatgagactcctgtAGGAGCCCggtgaccaatcacaagaaactaacttgatgtTATAGTGTCACCGAACCGGAAttatctaaaaatagatcgtacATGGGCTCCcggccctagttgttcaaaaggtggataatgctgtccaccggataaatcattattcactggatagcgcaattggtttcgctatgacttatccactggatagtgatttatctggctgatagcgctatccatcgttcgagcaactggggcctggggtccgtttcttgaaagtcccgaaactttacaggCCACTTTTGGGTgacacaattccttttgtagctcaagaacggagaggatttaagtcgtcaaactgcacagtcatttttctttttgttaccttacagtttaaaacatattaaagatcggctttctaaagcaagcggttggcagtttcacaaatggctttcgggcccgaaaagttatcggcaCTTTCGAGACACGGGCCCCtggtctgtaaaaataccgTGACATAGGGCTTTAAGTATTAGAGTTGTTCATTCCTAGTCATGAGCTTCTGCTTAAAATTTccaggtacatgtaaatgtgtGGATCAATTCGCTCTTTCATCTCAAGAGTTTGGCTTTCCACAGTCTTCCGaagaaaagatcaagatttttgAATTTTGTGAAATGGAAGCAACAGGAGGTCCCTTCTGACGTGTTAGTCACTGTTTGCCTAAcaaatagacctaatcggctaactcaatgttgtactcaATTCAAATCCTCCGgaattaagattctttgtgtattgtatttgcataatGCAGCATtcaaatttaaatgatatggaaatacctggaacaaaacgttttattcccaaagggtttgaattgggtacaacactgagttagccgattaggtctataaatgcaaatcagggaaAACGCTAAATAAGTGACCGAGTTCCTGGAGGGGGTACTGGAAACTATagatttcaaaggcctttttttcaGACCGGGATTGAAATTTTAagaattagtaaacaatatgaGGACGAAGCCGAgaacattttttgaaaaagatctatcagacagtttttcagttattatcaaagTAGACaaaaatcgacgtttttgccatttgtgaaaaacctgtctgaCATTTTTTCTTCctaaggaaatcctgaaattttaaggtgagaTCGTACGGCTAGTTTTCGAAACCTCTAGTTTCCAGcccccccctccaggagcttggTGACTATACTTAGCATTGATTtattaggtaaaattacattttacatcaattgcagtgactaacacttcagaagaggcATCCTGttactttaatttcacagatttcattttcttgatcttttattcggaaaactgtagtaggccgccttaaaaaattaaacgtattgaatttacaaaacGAGGGGTAGTCTACAGGgatagtccatggaccgggtccacaggggtggtccatgtttGGTATACGTCCATAAATACTGACTCCTTCACCTGATTTAGATATCCGATGGTTTGAAAAAACATTGTACCCAATAATATTTACTAACTCTGAAGTGGCATCATTTAGCCAAGTTTCCGTGACACCCATAACGGAAGGTGGTGTTTGCATTTTCATCATAATCAATTTAAGTCAATCGAGATTTTTAAGCAAACTACGAACATTAATGTGCATAATGGAGAATACATCCGCGTTATTTGCAATACTACTTTGATTATTAAGTTCTCCTTCAACGACATAATTACTAAAAGGAAGACGAGATTCAAGATTTGAGTCGGGATCGAGATAACTGGAGAGCACATTGCCAAGCTCAGGCCGGTCAATAGgattaaataataatgattcgaGACGATATCTGTCATAACGTACAGGACCATGAGACATTTCGTAAAGTACTAAATTAAACAAGCCATCAGCTAAGCGGATTAACGGGAAGGACAGATAATAAATTCGAGTTACTAGACATGATAGAAACAAGAAAACATGTACGCTAAACATGATAATAGAGGTTACTGAGCTCAAAGGAAGGCCTTGCCGTTCCGCAAAGTTCTCTAAATTGGCAAGAGACTTAACAAAATTGGACAAGAATGTTCGCTTTGACACAGATAAACAACCCAATTCTTTGCCCAGCAAAATTTGTAGCCATTCcgattttgaaatttcttggCATCGCACAGGAAGTTGTGGGATTTGAGGAGTGATATGGTCGAATAACCTCACGTTTTCAAAAGAGCAGTTGGCTGGAATACCAACAGAAGTTGCTGTGACTTTGCAAGCATCATTCTGTTTGTTCATGACTTGTTCTCTGATAATCCttcttttaaatttgcaaactaTTGGTCTTGGACCAGGAATTGCATCTCGTTAGGGAACTCGTTGGGCAATGTCAATTTTCTACTCCTACTGCTTTAAAACTTTAGGCTTAAAGCAGTGGAGAGAGAGAATTTTAtcagaaaaattgaaaattcagtCCTAGAAGTTGATGATATCCCAGAGTGGTTGATTGGAATTCGTTTTAGAACACTGTTTCTCAAGCTAAACAGTTTTACATATAATGACCTGGGTCCATCAATTTTTTGTCGTAGTCTTAAGGtggtttcaacactttcaagagacctatGTACAACAccttatcacgtaacagcaatgttatggtaccatatcaaacacgaattattgctgaaaaagaattCGGTCATTTTTGCGACGTGAAAAGTACCATGGTAACAGGAAAGCATTGCAAAAACGCcttatattttggctttaattagttgctcatatctgaaaaatgaaCTTGGGGAccccatagttaatcgagggactggttatgaatccttaaaaccttcaaaagcaagaacaatgttgtcgccaacaataataaagatatgttaaaaattaaaaaaaataataaaaaagaacaatgtTGTCTCAATCGATGTTGAACTGACAGTGACCCtgcacatttttttgtttttgcttcgcatgggtttgcaaattagttgcatATAATTTAATCAAAGGATTTGATtagttatcttctcgaaaaaaaggTGCGTTTTGGGCAAGGTCAAGGCtaaaaatatggacaaaaacatgaaacaaaggaacttcaTAGCCACATCCATGCATTAAATacagtgaccccaattttttattgcgcAAAAGTGATCAGTagggcaagatgaaactctctgcaaagttgaaaaaagtTCTATGGAGCGGATTCATACCTACCTTAATTTTTCAATATCTTAAGGTGGCTCTCGTCCGCTtcatagaattttttttaaactttgcagaaagtttcattctggcatgctgattacatttcagaaataaaaaatggggtcaccaagttcgtttttgagatatgagtagctgttgccacggtaacatgttacgtcacaaaaatgaccgaatctttttcagcaataattggtgtttgatatggtagcataacattgctgttaagtgataaagtgttgtagtgtgaatccttctaataagaacttTTCTTGTAAGAGTTGAAACAGttactggtttgagccaccttaagtgtaAATTATGCCAATGAATAGCAAAGAAGGAATACGAGTTATCACTTGCTTGTGATATGAGAGCAACAggtcaaatattttttattttttcttaccaCTTATGCGTCATAAAGAAATTGGATTCTGTTATTATATAATTGAGACCTATAGCAAAACGACTAAACATACATTTCAGCTTCACTACGCAACAGGCACAAGAGAAATATACCATTAGGTTTACTTTGGATTTTTAGGCCGCACACCGTCGTAAcattacaaataataatattggaAATACCACATCTATTGGGCGGACATAAATTGACTAAACACATTTCAATCACAATACAGCAAGGAAAGGATATCCAATACACAAAGTAGCGGCattgccggatacgaaaaccaAAAACCCTgtggaaaaaaaatggaaatgtatCCTCTCCGAACCAAATTCAGTGCCGCAAATATTTCGcacgtcatggcggccatgttgatgaaTTGAACAATAGCAAAAACGTCTCTTGGGAATTTGTCTCTATTATTATACAAAACGCGAGCGGCATTTTGCTtctgttttgtacaccaacatggccgtctaatcacgtgagtgcaaactAAGAATTGCGTAACAGATAAATTATGACGCTTAACTATACGTCCAAAATCTCGAAAATAGTGGGTAATAGGTGTCGGCCTCGACTGACTAATCACGAACTATACCTAGCTTAGATACGCCTTAGTGACTACCTATAATCCCTCACTTACACCTTCTGCAACCCAGGCCCTCTCGCTCTTGTGAAGCAGAAATATTCAATTTAGGATTATTCGTTACCACTCAATTGCTAGAAATTCCGGCATTAACAAAGAAAGGTAAACACatccgtaaaaaaaaaactctacgGAAGACTATCAGGTTGTCCTTTGTTATCCATTGAGTGCAATTACAACAAGACAAATCGAGGCAGTGAATTGTCTTTCACTGCTGGTTAAATGTATTTTCGCTGAAGCCttttttggaggaaaacgtTGAACAAAGTTCACTTTATCCAGCATGAACACAATGTTCGTTTTGGCCTGCGCCGATCCCATTAACTTTGTCTTCAATATAATTAgttttttgtggagaaaaaaaccttttaactGTGTTCTACCTTAAAACCAATTacgctggaaaaaaaaaagtaatcacaCTTTCGTTATCATCTGCATGACGTTATTCAGTGCAAGAAGTACTTTTCATTTAATATTCCATATTGTACTGACATGATGTAATCATTGATTATAACCTAAATGTCCACCGGCTCAAATTTGTATGCCTTGGTATATCAACAACTTTGTAACTCACCTTAACAAgtccattttctttgtaatctgTCCATCTTTTATTGTCTGTAGATGACTGTAAGTAGTAAGTCTTTACACAGCAAGAACGCCATCTGCTTGCCCCTTGAGTGGACACAGCACAAATTACATGAAGCGACTGTAGGTCAATCTGCAGATACTTGTTCTCATCCCAAAAACCAGCAGCCCATGTTCCTCTGCCGTCATTCAATCTACCAAAACTGACTGGAGAAGAGAGGAAGGCGCTGGAGGCCGTTATCCTTTGATCTGGTATTAAACCGTTTTCCATTCCAAGATCCCAATCAATACAGTCTCCTACGTTTGCATAAACAACTGCAGTTTAGGTTAAAGTTGAAAACTCCCTGGCGGAAAACAAGACTcgttttatctttgttcttttcCCAAATAAACTAACATTtggatccttttttttttactaatgcAATAGATAAAGGGTAACAAACACTTGATGAGCTAaaccgatgatgatgatgatgatgatgatgatgatgatgatgatgatgatgatgatgatgattattattattatctttagtCTGGAATACCATGCAATACCAGTAAGAAATATTCGGCAGTCGGAACGCCCCACTCTTCCTTTTGCCGATGTTTTTGCCTGACTTAAATCTTAAATGACAGGTAACGTGACGAAATAAATCCATACTTTCTTCCTGTACACGAAGTGTTATTTTACACAATCCTTCATTTTAAGACAATTCTTGACCCTGAAtgcattctttcaattttttttcttatactTATTGTAAGAAGAACTGTTTCAATCAATATTATTTAACTAAACAATTATTTGATTGGCATAATTCTAAAGCATTTTGAATTGTTCACTGGGTTTTATCCCGTCTCGCGCACCGAAACTTGTTTCTTGCTTTCCCAAGACCTCACCAGAAGAAAAATGTTCCATATAGCTTCCTCTTTTGGTCTTGTCTCTGGGGACATGGCGGCGGTCGGCCACGGTTTAAGCCGCTCCGCAATTTTAGTTCTGTTAGTCCTCTTATTTCGAAGTCTTGGCGTTATTAATGATCGAGGGCCATGTGTAAGTTTAGGAGGCACAGTTCAGAGTGCTTTTGTGCCGGGAAGGTTCTCAATGTTCCCTGGAAATGTGTTTTTTCTGGCTCACTCGTCGCAGGCCCAGCAAACTGGAACCAACATCGTTTATTCAACGCACAAAGGGTTGGATTCTTTGGATTTTCAGCTATTGTTTATTGGACAGGTCTGGAATGCACTCACAAAAATCTCTGGTCCTGTAAGCACGCAGGTACGTGTTGCTGTAAAAAGTGTCAAGATGAAGAGGTGCAAATGAACTTGCGCATATTATTCCAACAGCACCGCAACATGCCATTGCTTAATTGAAGGGGAGTTGGTGTTTAAATTAAATCCCGGTCCCTCAGGACGACTGATTCCGACAATAGTGTCTGTGCGTGATGAACCAGGACAAACTCACAACAATGGGTACAATTCGAAGAATCTCAGTTGCGTGCAGCCAGCTAAACTTCGTCCCACTAACATGAGTCAAAGCCTGCTGTCATTCTGTCTTATGAATACAAGGTCCGTGAGAAATAAAAGTGCAATGCGTATGGAGTACATATGTGATCTTAAAGCTGATTTGTATGCAATGACGGAAACATGGCTTACAGAAAACGATGCTAGTGTTAGAGTGGAATTAATTCCTGATGGCTGCAATCTATTAGATCAACCCCGAGTGAGACGTAGAGGGGGTTGGCACTGGCTTGCTATACCGCAATGACTTGCATGTCAAAAAAGTGGAATCTGGTGAGGAAAATTCGTTTGAATTCCCTGAGTGGATCATCAGTTCAATTGGTCATGATATAAGGCTTTTTATCATTTATCGACCGCCCTACTCGGATGAACACCAAGTTCCAACTAGTGTGTTTTTTACTGAATTTTCTGAGTATCTGGAATCCGCAGTACTTTCCAAAGAGAATTTGTTGATGTCAGGGGACTTTAACATACATGTCGATAATATCCACGATTCCGATGCAATAAAAGTTTCAGATCTTGTGGAATCTTTCGGTCTCAAACAACATGTGACTGGACCTACGCACAAAGATGGCCACACGTTAGATCTCATTGTCACTCGATGCTCTGATTGTATCTTATCCGCGCCACCTAAAGTTGATTGCTATCTATCTGACCATGCATCTGTTTGTAGCAAGCTGGCCTCGCAAAGACCCCCTCTGCTAGATAAGGTGATAACATTCAGGAAATACAAGGGGATTGACCTGGAATCCTTTAAGCGGGATTTGGAATCATCTTCACTTTGTCAGAGTACACCGAGTGTAATATCTGGGGAGGGGCTTGATGAGCTAGCGCGTGATTATAACAACACTCTGTCTGCACTAGTCGATCGCAACGCCCCTCTGAAGTCCAAACGCGTAAGGTCACGCCCTTCGGTTCCATGGTACACTGCTGAGATCAACGCTGCTAAGAAACTCAGGAGAAAAGCTGAAAGGCGCTTGCGGAGGACTGGGCTACACGAGGATTTTGTTGCTTTCAAAGCACAAGGGAATCGCGTAACGTATTTGATGAACGCAGCAAGAAAGGAGTTCTACACTGACTTCATCGCAGAAAATAGTTCAGATCAAGGGAAGCTCTTTAGAGCGGCCAAGAAGTTGCTAGCTAAAAAGGAAGTTCCATCATTTCCTGAATATGTGGATAACAGTGCGCTAGTGAACGACATCGGTCGATATTTTCTTTGGAAGATTAATACCATCCGATCAAGTATTGATGCTGCATCAGAGCCTAGTGTTGGAGCTCTACTGCCAGACGACTCGGTA from the Montipora foliosa isolate CH-2021 unplaced genomic scaffold, ASM3666993v2 scaffold_456, whole genome shotgun sequence genome contains:
- the LOC137989360 gene encoding lactadherin-like, giving the protein MIVCCSLQIYIQVVSLAMVGSFVSGDCIDWDLGMENGLIPDQRITASSAFLSSPVSFGRLNDGRGTWAAGFWDENKYLQIDLQSLHVICAVSTQGASRWRSCCVKTYYLQSSTDNKRWTDYKENGLVKGFWFSYPAMPLLCVLDILSLLYCD